The following proteins are co-located in the Branchiostoma lanceolatum isolate klBraLanc5 chromosome 16, klBraLanc5.hap2, whole genome shotgun sequence genome:
- the LOC136422180 gene encoding carboxypeptidase A2-like — MVTVGPSIVDEFKDLLRHYKLPFEVHVEDYREYIEDHIRENLRLAEDDKVGEFNFARYHPYDEILQYLRDTVGKYPNLATVVNVAHTFEGRPVVAIKIGVAKNTPKRAVWMDAGIHAREWVAPATALYFIHQVRYQFSIFYADLDMLI, encoded by the exons ATGGTTACGGTAGGACCTTCCATCGTGGACGAGTTCAAAGATCTGCTACGTCACTACAAATTGCCCTTCGAGGTGCACGTGGAGGACTACCGCGAGTATATTGAGGATCATATTCGCGAGAACCTACGATTGGCCGAAGACGACAAAGTCGGCGAGTTCAACTTTGCTAGATATCATCCTTATGATGAG ATACTTCAATACCTTAGGGACACGGTAGGAAAGTACCCCAACCTCGCAACTGTGGTAAACGTAGCACACACGTTTGAGGGAAGACCAGTCGTGGCGATAAAG atCGGTGTAGCAAAGAATACTCCAAAGCGTGCGGTTTGGATGGATGCTGGAATCCATGCTCGGGAGTGGGTCGCCCCAGCTACAGCTCTGTACTTCATTCACCAGGTGCGTTATCAGTTTTCAATCTTCTACGCAGATCTAGACATGCTTATCTAG